One Torulaspora globosa chromosome 5, complete sequence DNA window includes the following coding sequences:
- the UTP4 gene encoding small subunit rRNA maturation protein UTP4 (ancestral locus Anc_5.366) — MTAQENMIVHRSRFVEFSAGNITALAFSHKSDAQKLTPSELRLALGRSDGSIEIWNPRENWFQELVIHSGRDRSIEALCWRNVPGEALRLFSIGGSTAVTEWDLATGLPLKNHDCNAGVIWSMAINECQDKLAVGCDNGTVVIIDVSGGPGCLEYDTILTRQEARILTLAWNKDDYVIGGCSDGRIRVWSALKGADDRGRIIHTMKVDKSKKESTLVWSVLYLPQSHQIVSGDSTGSVKFWDWDHATLTQSFKTHMADVLTLTRDVAGNSVFSAGVDRKIFHFQRNHNGAQKDAKWVNTSNRLIHGNDVRALCSYQSKGADFLVSGGVEKCLIINSLSAFADGKYRKMPLLASISKNMIINREQRLVVSWYASTVRIWHVGQDFDGNNNYRLVCKMVLKDEQNITTCAISPDGQVLVVARPSLTKLFHLQPLETKLKVTKLDNSLLLRTGCSLVQFIDNSRIAACSTDGELFTVDLESDQDDEMSLIELPEVPQTKSSAKIPYMNKINHLVVGGDLLVVGRTCGAVDIVNQTTNESRPLVRLMNFITAMLLNKERESIILVTAENKIYEFNLKSGKQHSSLLTDWSKNNTDNLPMQLQKSTDKVLGISYTESDPNMVWFWSSSWISRINFSQDLPLSNRRKAKKHDRDGLTITDDSNFMDDLADVEDENNLELTEALQFLSSHTRRFKPEGTSKSKDEKSFFFTDKYKLIYHADLIAEKELIIVEKPSQAVGPHHKAVDLPKLLF; from the coding sequence ATGACTGCTCAGGAGAATATGATAGTGCATAGGTCGCGGTTTGTGGAATTTTCGGCGGGAAATATAACGGCATTGGCGTTTTCACACAAGTCTGACGCACAGAAGCTAACGCCATCCGAGCTGCGTCTTGCTTTGGGAAGATCTGATGGAAGCATTGAAATTTGGAATCCCAGGGAGAACTGGTTCCAGGAGCTGGTTATTCATTCCGGAAGAGATAGATCTATCGAGGCGCTGTGCTGGAGAAATGTTCCTGGAGAAGCTTTAAGACTGTTTTCCATTGGTGGTTCCACGGCTGTTACCGAGTGGGATTTAGCTACTGGATTACCTCTCAAGAACCATGACTGTAATGCCGGTGTGATATGGTCGATGGCAATCAATGAATGTCAGGACAAGTTAGCAGTTGGTTGCGATAATGGTACAGTCGTTATCATCGACGTATCAGGTGGCCCCGGGTGCCTAGAATACGATACTATTCTGACGAGACAAGAGGCTAGAATTCTTACATTGGCTTGGAATAAGGATGACTACGTCATTGGTGGATGCTCAGACGGTAGAATTAGAGTTTGGTCAGCACTGAAAGGTGCGGATGATAGAGGCAGGATCATTCATACGATGAAAGTGGATAAGTCTAAAAAGGAGTCTACACTGGTTTGGTCGGTTTTGTATCTTCCCCAGTCTCACCAAATAGTGTCCGGTGATTCGACAGGCTCTGTCAAGTTCTGGGACTGGGACCACGCCACATTAACGCAATCTTTCAAGACTCATATGGCGGATGTTTTGACCCTGACGCGGGACGTGGCTGGGAATAGCGTCTTCAGTGCTGGTGTCGATAGAAAGATATTTCACTTCCAAAGGAACCATAATGGAGCACAGAAAGATGCCAAATGGGTCAACACTTCAAATAGGCTTATTCACGGGAATGACGTAAGGGCCCTATGCTCCTACCAATCGAAAGGTGCTGATTTCCTGGTCTCGGGTGGTGTAGAGAAATGCTTGATTATAAACTCTCTATCTGCTTTCGCAGATGGAAAGTACCGTAAGATGCCATTATTGGCCTCCATTTCGAAGAATATGATCATCAATAGAGAGCAAAGGCTCGTCGTCTCGTGGTATGCATCAACAGTCAGGATATGGCATGTTGGTCAAGACTTTGACGGTAACAATAACTACAGGTTGGTTTGCAAAATGGTTTTGAAGGACGAACAAAACATCACTACATGTGCCATCTCTCCAGATGGTCAAGTCCTTGTTGTTGCAAGGCCGTCCTTAACGAAGCTATTCCATTTACAACCGCTGGAAACTAAACTAAAGGTGACAAAACTCGATAATAGCTTACTCTTAAGAACAGGCTGTAGTCTCGTACAGTTTATCGATAACTCAAGGATCGCCGCCTGCTCCACCGATGGCGAGTTATTCACAGTTGACTTGGAGTCGGAccaagatgatgagatgtCTTTGATCGAGCTGCCGGAGGTTCCGCAGACCAAGAGTAGCGCCAAGATCCCGTATATGAACAAAATCAATCACTTAGTTGTTGGGGGTGACCTGCTGGTTGTCGGACGCACTTGCGGTGCAGTGGATATCGTAAATCAAACTACGAATGAGTCTAGACCGTTGGTTCGTCTGATGAACTTCATAACGGCTATGCTATTAAacaaagagagagaaagcATCATTTTGGTAACTGCAGAGAATAAAATTTACGAATTCAACCTAAAATCCGGTAAGCAGCATTCAAGTCTGCTCACCGACTGGTCCAAAAACAATACAGATAATTTACCTATGCAGTTACAGAAGTCAACTGACAAGGTTCTTGGGATATCCTATACCGAAAGTGATCCGAATATGGTGTGGTTCTGGAGTTCATCTTGGATATCAAGAATCAACTTTTCCCAAGATTTACCTCTCAGTAACAGAAGAAAAGCCAAAAAGCACGATCGTGATGGCTTAACGATTACTGATGACAGTAACTTTATGGATGATCTGGcagatgttgaagatgagaacAACTTGGAACTAACAGAAGCGCTCCAATTTCTGTCAAGCCATACAAGAAGGTTCAAGCCCGAAGGAACGAGCAAGAGcaaagatgagaagagTTTTTTCTTTACTGATAAATATAAGCTCATTTATCATGCCGATCTTATAGCTGAAAAGGAACTTATAATTGTGGAAAAACCAAGTCAGGCCGTGGGACCTCACCATAAGGCAGTAGATCTACCGAAGTTGCTATTTTGA
- a CDS encoding uncharacterized protein (ancestral locus Anc_5.365), translating into MEDFFMVLFLTASATAIYRWSFTVLWFKVGSLFEIGAESSSKQDATLPKLAIDDSTFLSKLYSEYSVPSHKVLQAMRILFSAAMVIYTITIEITLWQIKTADVQQTADFITKWVWPLVSMLLSALLILVQPLFIVMSLLNKFFEEKFDLDRLVILSCGIVALLIMVLNYIALGPFHHAESMLTRLSVAGVTIMANLAGVASTSSLYSTFCTVKRRFSPKYSKQRKQYFTESLLWISDKSLQEQIELYQREIQHTIETLKNMEQYPEESATVTKQQLAEGVGSLRMEIGRLEERLRLPPHVKFAKKASHVVFLFYCIHKTVTVFTRTIPHLFSTSSKDTEWTTDPLAISIANIMDLLLFRFQYQYEVDSLTKQISLILSISLFVCSLSTVATTISFLIALLPNRIRVLAMYVMQNSTNFEELPSYNKRPSKRSQKKSPSIIKNLIVSELAGIYVVATLLSIRSNLPFDVSEKVNELLDERFTVANVVIDKWFELIYAISCISTFVCIKLAERTASLPHSWARTSA; encoded by the coding sequence ATGGAGGACTTTTTTATGGTGCTGTTCTTAACTGCCAGTGCAACTGCTATTTACAGATGGTCCTTCACAGTCCTCTGGTTCAAAGTTGGTTCTCTATTTGAGATTGGAGCAGAATCGTCAAGCAAGCAAGATGCGACATTGCCAAAGTTAGCTATTGACGATAGCACTTTTCTATCCAAACTGTACAGCGAGTATTCAGTCCCATCTCATAAGGTTTTGCAAGCAATGAGGATACTGTTTTCGGCAGCAATGGTGATCTATACCATTACGATTGAAATAACACTTTGGCAGATCAAAACCGCTGATGTTCAGCAAACCGCAGACTTTATCACCAAATGGGTATGGCCGTTGGTGTCAATGCTTTTATCTGCGCTTTTGATACTCGTCCAACCTCTCTTCATCGTTATGTCACTGCTgaacaagttcttcgagGAGAAGTTTGACCTGGATAGACTGGTTATTCTCTCGTGTGGCATTGTCGCTTTACTCATAATGGTTCTTAACTACATTGCTCTGGGGCCTTTCCATCATGCGGAAAGCATGCTAACGAGGCTTTCAGTCGCAGGGGTTACAATCATGGCCAATCTGGCTGGAGTAGCATCAACTTCATCCTTGTACTCAACATTCTGCACAGTCAAGAGACGGTTTTCCCCAAAATACAGCAAGCAGAGGAAGCAGTATTTTACTGAATCTCTTTTATGGATATCAGACAAGAGCTTGCAAGAGCAGATAGAACTATATCAGAGAGAAATCCAACACACTattgaaactttgaaaaatatGGAACAATATCCCGAAGAATCCGCAACTGTCACGAAGCAGCAACTCGCAGAAGGTGTAGGTTCATTAAGAATGGAGATAGGAAggcttgaagaaaggcttcGGCTTCCTCCGCATGTAAAATTTGCTAAAAAAGCCTCCCATGTTGTGTTCCTGTTCTACTGTATCCATAAGACAGTTACAGTTTTCACCAGGACGATACCGCATCTCTTCAGTACAAGCAGCAAAGATACAGAATGGACTACAGATCCTCTTGCCATCTCGATTGCTAACATCATGGATTTGTTGCTCTTTCGTTTCCAATATCAATACGAAGTTGATTCGCTGACGAAGCAGATTTCGCTAATACTATCGATATCCTTGTTCGTGTGCTCCCTATCTACCGTTGCAACAACTATATCCTTCCTAATTGCACTGCTACCTAATAGGATTCGTGTTTTAGCAATGTATGTTATGCAAAACAGCACaaactttgaagagcttCCATCGTATAATAAACGTCCAAGCAAAAGGAGCCAAAAGAAATCACCATCGATCATTAAGAATCTGATCGTTTCAGAGCTGGCAGGAATTTATGTCGTGGCAACTCTATTGTCTATCCGATCAAACTTACCGTTCGATGTTTCAGAGAAGGTAAATGAACTTTTGGATGAACGATTTACTGTCGCGAATGTGGTTATAGACAAATGGTTTGAGCTCATATATGCAATCTCGTGCATCTCAACCTTCGTTTGCATCAAACTCGCTGAACGAACCGCATCACTACCGCATTCCTGGGCCAGGACAAGTGCCTAG
- the PEP7 gene encoding phosphatidylinositol-3-phosphate binding protein (ancestral locus Anc_5.364), which translates to MMTSERRSETASEVQGEVTEKLSCPICFQAFGKLGPLNDHLDKDHGFGGPEVKAGGNSNGRASRKQHKRERGPKSHHRALEIGLSQCNECHQRLKRGEEAQNCMKCGELFCKKHCQNVMKLDGKGQYEPTQGKWRICCYKCYSERPGYNDYGAVKDLTNSFQKLRNLKSEDKQLQILHLENRLVRLIDGIAFILRSHEESLWGNLTTNSEVARYERTVTSWRQDKEASNCYVCNQPFGIMLRKHHCRLCGNVVCDNETANCSNRIPISNLVNAADDIPFTEPRSDLLKRTISVRICSRCTHSLYFGRKFKKDQAKPLSPLLSQCEKIHNVSRSILNLLSLLTASLEEIERLRSSEQTQYQASIDESARLRAKLFRTIASYTQLAKSIATLLPRNTAERKIQQSIRMASSIFINEKLVHMKSLPVPSSDADQPHLQADQVAKPFKLVYNNLSIKEVKRFREELMVLKEQRFLVESMIENCKKQRNFDEITILSSNLQELDSRIAAIQLGLGDQGFV; encoded by the coding sequence ATGATGACTTCGGAGCGAAGATCAGAGACAGCATCGGAGGTGCAAGGAGAGGTAACTGAGAAATTGAGCTGCCCCATCTGCTTTCAAGCCTTTGGTAAGCTTGGCCCTTTGAATGATCATTTGGATAAGGACCACGGATTTGGGGGACCTGAGGTTAAAGCTGGAGGGAACAGCAACGGGAGAGCATCTAGGAAGCAGCACAAGCGAGAACGAGGCCCCAAGAGTCATCACAGAGCCCTTGAAATCGGATTATCGCAATGCAACGAGTGCCATCAGCGGCTTAAAAGGGGCGAGGAGGCCCAAAATTGCATGAAATGTGGCGAACTCTTCTGCAAGAAGCACTGCCAGAATGTAATGAAACTGGACGGTAAGGGTCAATATGAGCCTACCCAGGGCAAATGGCGGATTTGCTGTTACAAGTGTTACAGTGAGAGACCAGGATACAATGACTATGGGGCCGTTAAAGACCTTACAAAttctttccaaaagctgAGGAATCTGAAAAGCGAGGATAAGCAGCTTCAGATACTTCACCTGGAGAATAGACTGGTGAGACTCATAGATGGAATAGCGTTTATTCTGCGATCTCACGAAGAGAGCCTTTGGGGAAATCTTACAACGAATAGCGAGGTCGCAAGGTATGAACGAACGGTGACGTCGTGGCGACAAGACAAAGAAGCCTCGAACTGTTATGTCTGTAATCAGCCTTTTGGAATAATGCTTCGCAAACATCACTGTCGACTCTGTGGTAACGTCGTTTGCGACAATGAAACTGCTAATTGTTCCAACAGGATACCCATATCTAACCTGGTCAACGCTGCTGATGACATCCCGTTCACAGAGCCGAGATCTGATCTTCTGAAGCGTACTATATCGGTACGAATTTGCTCTAGGTGTACTCACAGTCTTTACTTCGgcagaaagttcaagaaggacCAAGCAAAACCGCTGTCTCCTCTGCTATCCCAGTGCGAGAAGATCCACAACGTCTCAAGATCTATATTAAATTTATTATCGCTTCTAACAGCGTCcttggaagaaatcgaaCGACTGCGAAGCAGTGAACAAACACAGTATCAAGCAAGCATCGACGAGTCAGCCAGACTCAGAGCCAAACTATTTCGAACCATTGCATCGTATACTCAATTGGCAAAATCCATAGCCACTCTGCTGCCTAGAAATACGgcagaaagaaagatccAGCAGTCAATTCGAATggcttcatcaatcttcatcaatgaaaaaCTGGTCCACATGAAGTCTTTACCAGTCCCTTCCTCTGACGCCGACCAGCCCCATCTGCAAGCTGATCAAGTTGCCAAGCCCTTCAAACTTGTTTACAATAACTTGAGCATCAAAGAGGTAAAACGGTTCCGAGAAGAACTAATGGTTCTCAAAGAGCAGAGATTTCTTGTCGAGTCCATGATAGAAAACTgcaagaagcaaagaaatTTCGATGAGATCACAATTTTAAGCTCCAACCTGCAAGAACTAGATTCGAGGATAGCCGCAATCCAACTGGGCCTTGGTGACCAGGGTTTTGTCTAA
- the NMD2 gene encoding Nmd2p (ancestral locus Anc_5.363): MHQRFNTRFTQEVFGLFLNNFTNPGEDTLSEKEELSRANRLKCNLRVFIELYLVGLFTNVDNLSSKEALPAFLQRSMAKKEPIILRLMKESLNYKFKRGLSTGIATSVLKRFPFFFNNQDTRLNVCIADDNLKELLQALFKLYGDAVIARAVELDSRTKKLFKEHQSCQFRTGKLTDEYIEEYNQCMPIYETFKAASEVFADFFNLDKPSFDQSVSEQKDEQASLSPVITNAVALPGQRLWENEETRKFYEVLLDIGDLYRASLQSEVEANGEVINDFFSNLEKTESKEEIDALTVQYWSENLDNKATKKRLIKFLIETQDWSKIRVFTRFLATNAKYFPDVIDEFTSYLDSGFRSQLHTNRINVKNIIFFSEMVKFMLLPTYMIFHKIRTLIINLQVPNNIEILTVFFEHLGIFLINKPEYKPHMEKMVELIRENKKDRQINMNLKGALDNLINLVYPPSIRSLNAESKALSPEQKFYRILIRRELENFEYRHTVKLLRKASWRNQGVYHTLFELFTKPEEISYQNIPFLARILKDLYAYQRNFVLKAIDELLENIERGLELNDYSRNMHRISQVKYLTDLYNIELIKPQVLIDTLYNIINFGFSAQDVQLFSPNSIDPTDNYFKIQLITTVLLNVTKRVRIFKDRITMFLMFLDYYVLAKAQPLPKTVKFSVEATFDKYAPETGIRRSDTAQESFMRLTQFLKIKVKAQINGSTAVVDSAVNLSEVEEEMANDNDGIDEADKDYPESGMSAAEEYEDNAEHNEDIVDEDEMDEDESLEQSDSEDGDESFNNAESDYDDIYGDVDADRDIEKRRMYEEFQKRLKDDEERRIEAEMEKQFQQILLESADSRKNEKSTGGKIPSMSSTGETSKPRLLRPEFQDRGHDRQPQKVAFTFLSKSGKKTQSRVLGLPSNVEFVSGVLEEEERLKNEREKIKEIVLQRTFD, translated from the coding sequence ATGCATCAGAGATTCAACACAAGATTTACGCAAGAAGTATTTGGTCTGTTTCTAAACAATTTCACAAACCCTGGAGAAGACACACTATCcgagaaagaagagctctctAGGGCGAATAGACTGAAATGTAACTTGCGTGTTTTTATTGAACTATACCTGGTTGGCCTTTTTACCAATGTTGACAATTTAAGCTCTAAAGAGGCTCTACCAGCTTTCTTACAGCGGAGCATGGCTAAAAAAGAACCTATCATTTTGCGCCTTATGAAAGAATCTCTCAACTACAAGTTCAAGCGTGGATTGTCTACTGGTATTGCGACATCCGTACTCAAGAGATTtccattcttcttcaacaacCAAGACACACGTCTGAACGTCTGCATAGCTGATGATAATCTCAAAGAGTTGTTGCAAGCTTTGTTTAAGCTATATGGAGACGCTGTTATTGCAAGAGCAGTTGAGTTGGACTCCAGAACCAAAAAACTGTTCAAGGAACATCAAAGCTGCCAATTCCGTACCGGTAAGCTAACAGACGAATACATCGAAGAGTATAATCAATGTATGCCGATTTATGAGACTTTTAAGGCGGCTTCCGAAGTATTTGCCGATTTCTTTAACCTGGACAAGCCGTCGTTCGACCAGTCCGTTAGCGAACAAAAAGATGAACAAGCGTCACTTTCTCCTGTTATAACAAACGCAGTGGCTTTACCTGGTCAGAGGTTGTGggaaaatgaagaaaccagGAAGTTTTACGAAGTTCTGCTTGACATTGGTGACTTATACAGAGCATCGCTTCAAAGTGAAGTGGAGGCAAATGGAGAAGTAATCAACGACTTTTTCAGTAACTTGGAAAAAACAGAGTCAAAAGAGGAAATAGACGCTTTGACTGTGCAATATTGGTCTGAGAATCTGGATAATAAggcgacgaagaagcgTCTGATCAAATTCCTCATAGAAACGCAAGATTGGAGCAAAATAAGAGTTTTTACAAGGTTTCTTGCGACAAACGCCAAATATTTTCCTGATGTTATTGACGAGTTTACGTCGTACTTGGACAGTGGGTTTCGCAGCCAGCTTCATACTAATAGAATAAATGTGAAGAATATCATTTTTTTTAGTGAGATGGTGAAATTTATGCTACTTCCAACTTATATGATATTCCATAAGATAAGGACGCTGATCATAAATTTGCAAGTTCCGAACAACATCGAGATTTTGACTGTTTTCTTTGAGCATTTGGGTATATTCCTCATCAACAAACCTGAGTACAAACCACACATGGAAAAAATGGTAGAATTAATAAGGgaaaacaagaaagatAGACAAATAAATATGAATCTGAAGGGGGCACTGGATAACTTGATCAATCTAGTCTATCCACCCTCAATAAGATCGCTTAATGCAGAGTCGAAAGCTCTTTCACCGGAACAGAAGTTCTACCGTATACTCATCAGAAGAGAACTGGAGAATTTTGAGTACAGGCATACAGTGAAGCTACTTCGAAAGGCCAGTTGGAGGAACCAAGGCGTTTACCACACTCTCTTTGAATTGTTTACGAAACCAGAGGAAATAAGTTACCAAAATATCCCATTCTTAGCCCGAATCTTGAAGGACCTGTATGCGTATCAGAGAAACTTTGTCTTAAAAGCCATCGATGAGCTCCTAGAAAATATTGAACGAGGGCTAGAATTGAACGATTACTCACGGAACATGCATAGAATCTCACAGGTGAAATATCTTACTGATCTGTACAATATCGAGCTCATCAAACCGCAGGTTTTAATTGATACACTTTACAACATCATAAACTTTGGGTTCTCGGCTCAAGACGTTCAACTCTTTTCTCCGAACTCGATCGATCCGACCGATAACTATTTCAAGATTCAATTGATTACGACAGTTCTTTTGAATGTAACCAAAAGAGTGCGTATATTCAAGGACCGCATCacaatgttcttgatgtttCTCGATTACTATGTGCTCGCGAAAGCACAGCCGCTGCCAAAAACAGTCAAATTCAGCGTCGAAGCGACTTTCGATAAGTATGCGCCCGAAACTGGAATACGAAGAAGTGATACTGCGCAAGAAAGTTTCATGCGTCTCACGCAATTTTTAAAGATTAAAGTTAAGGCTCAGATAAATGGATCCACTGCTGTTGTTGATAGCGCCGTTAATTTATCCGAggtggaagaagagatggcAAATGATAATGACGGCATAGACGAGGCCGATAAAGACTATCCGGAGAGTGGCATGTCAGCCGCTGAAGAGTACGAGGATAATGCCGAGCATAATGAGGATATAGTCGATGAGGACGAGatggatgaggacgaaaGCCTCGAGCAAAGCGACAGCGAAGATGGAGACGAGTCATTTAACAATGCTGAAAGCGATTACGATGACATTTATGGAGATGTCGATGCAGATCGTGATATTGAAAAGCGGAGGATGTATGAAGAATTCCAAAAGAGGTTGAAGGACGACGAGGAACGCAGGATTGAGGCGGAGATGGAGAAGCAGTTCCAGCAAATCTTGTTAGAATCTGCTGATTCCAGGAAGAATGAAAAATCCACTGGTGGTAAGATACCTTCAATGTCCTCCACAGGAGAAACGAGCAAGCCAAGGTTACTTCGTCCAGAATTTCAGGATAGAGGTCACGACCGACAGCCACAGAAGGTTGCCTTCACGTTTTTAAGTAAGTCAGGTAAGAAAACGCAGTCGAGGGTGTTGGGGTTGCCTTCGAACGTTGAATTCGTCTCGGGAGTCCttgaggaggaggaaaggTTGAAAAACGAACgagagaagatcaaggaaatcgTCCTACAAAGGACATTCGATTAG
- the PTC7 gene encoding type 2C protein phosphatase PTC7 (ancestral locus Anc_5.362), with translation MFVSAGLRGGAGRGASAAIWHSMFLFVVVPVVLMAVVGYVLIPTGAIDAGGVSNQFFRVSKRCFFSGNGGRYYNGDAASGGSPTNFSYKMAVAYQPKDREDGVYRRLKTAVESPTGEDNYFMAVNAPGDAYAGVADGVGGWAEHGYDSSAISRELCLAMNEFSSVAGSQKDGGVSPKQLIEMGYRRIRDEQTVKVGGTTAIAAHFKPNGSMEVANLGDSWCGVFRNAKLVFKTEFQTVGFNAPYQLAIIPEEMLKEARRKGGSFIQNSPSDADEYNFQLAKGDVVVLATDGVTDNISYEDIQLFLRDNEQKISSDLLAVSQDFVSKVAKLSKDPNYPSVFAQEISKLTGKDYRGGKEDDITVVMVRVE, from the coding sequence ATGTTCGTTTCAGCAGGTCTAAGAGGTGGTGCGGGCCGCGGGGCGTCAGCAGCGATCTGGCACAGTATGTTTTTGTTTGTTGTGGTGCCGGTGGTGTTGATGGCAGTTGTGGGATATGTACTAATACCGACGGGTGCAATTGATGCAGGAGGCGTTTCGAACCAGTTCTTTAGGGTTTCTAAGCGGTGTTTCTTCTCCGGGAACGGGGGACGTTACTACAATGGCGACGCAGCCAGCGGTGGGAGTCCGACGAACTTCAGCTACAAGATGGCGGTGGCGTACCAGCCCAAGGACCGGGAGGATGGCGTGTACCGGCGGCTGAAGACGGCAGTGGAGTCTCCGACGGGCGAGGACAACTATTTCATGGCTGTGAACGCACCGGGAGACGCATACGCGGGCGTAGCGGACGGAGTCGGTGGCTGGGCAGAGCATGGGTACGACTCGAGCGCCATCTCGCGGGAGCTGTGTCTGGCGATGAATGAGTTCAGCTCGGTGGCAGGCAGCCAGAAGGACGGAGGCGTAAGCCCAAAACAGCTGATCGAGATGGGCTACAGGAGGATCAGGGACGAGCAGACCGTGAAAGTCGGGGGAACGACTGCGATTGCGGCTCATTTCAAACCTAATGGGAGTATGGAAGTGGCAAATCTGGGGGACTCGTGGTGCGGCGTCTTCAGGAACGCAAAGCTGGTGTTCAAGACCGAATTCCAAACTGTTGGGTTCAATGCGCCCTACCAGCTGGCCATCATACCGGAGGAGATGCTGAAAGAGGCTCGGAGAAAAGGCGGCTCTTTCATCCAGAACAGCCCTTCGGACGCAGACGAGTACAACTTCCAGTTGGCGAAGGGCGACGTTGTGGTGCTGGCAACCGACGGTGTCACAGACAATATCTCCTACGAAGATATACAGTTGTTTCTGCGCGATAATGAGCAGAAAATAAGCAGCGATTTGCTGGCTGTGTCTCAGGATTTTGTCAGCAAGGTGGCAAAATTGAGCAAGGACCCGAATTATCCAAGTGTGTTCGCCCAGGAGATCTCAAAGTTGACCGGCAAGGATTATCGCGGCGGCAAAGAGGACGACATTACGGTAGTCATGGTGAGGGTAGAATAG
- a CDS encoding lactoylglutathione lyase — protein sequence MFKRAISQLLRSNQQSTRTMATENKHYPIKIAAAAQDSTLKVSVTCLSVKNPTRSIEFYKKHFGMTFLGTKDYPDMKFSLHFLTFPKEVAKTEQGQPEIFGTSGVLELAHTWGSENDSEFKIYNGNEEPHRGFGHICFSVADIKKTCERLEAEGVSFKKRMADGRQKDIAFALDPDGYWIELVQYIKDTEEAPRKDIGDKFNHTMIRVKDAEKSLEFYQNVLGMKLIRKSEHENAKFTLYFLAYGVPSGQNSWSTEGVVELTHNWGTENDPDFKYHTWDWKTPGYGHVTISCNDPTALCNEIEQRYGDKIGWGVKFNQGMVKNGAFIKDPDGYSIEIVPSDLVL from the coding sequence ATGTTTAAGAGAGCTATCAGTCAATTGCTGCGATCCAACCAACAGTCTACTAGAACAATGGCTACAGAAAATAAGCACTATCCGATCAAAAtagctgctgctgcccAAGACTCTACTTTGAAAGTCAGCGTCACATGCTTGAGTGTCAAGAACCCAACTAGAAGCATTGAGTTCTACAAAAAGCACTTTGGTATGACCTTTCTTGGGACCAAGGACTACCCAGATATGAAGTTCAGTTTGCACTTCCTGACCTTCCCTAAGGAAGTTGCCAAGACCGAGCAAGGCCAGCCTGAAATCTTCGGCACCAGCGGCGTTCTTGAGCTGGCCCACACCTGGGGCAGCGAAAACGATTCTGAGTTCAAAATTTACAACGGGAATGAAGAGCCACACAGAGGCTTTGGTCATATCTGTTTCTCTGTCGCTGACATCAAGAAAACCTGTGAGAGACTGGAAGCCGAGGGtgtctccttcaagaagagaatggCAGATGGCAGACAGAAGGACATTGCCTTTGCTCTTGACCCAGACGGGTATTGGATTGAACTTGTGCAATACATCAAGGACACCGAAGAGGCGCCTCGTAAAGACATTGGCGACAAGTTCAACCATACCATGATTCGTGTCAAGGATGCCGAGAAGTCCCTTGAATTCTACCAGAACGTTCTCGGAATGAAGCTAATAAGAAAATCTGAGCATGAGAATGCCAAATTCACTCTGTATTTCCTGGCATACGGCGTGCCCTCCGGCCAAAATTCTTGGTCGACTGAGGGTGTCGTGGAATTGACCCACAACTGGGGTACCGAAAACGACCCAGACTTCAAGTACCACACCTGGGACTGGAAGACGCCGGGTTACGGTCACGTTACAATTAGCTGCAACGATCCGACCGCTCTTTGTAACGAGATCGAGCAGCGCTACGGTGATAAGATCGGCTGGGGTGTTAAGTTCAACCAAGGCATGGTGAAGAATGGCGCTTTTATCAAAGACCCAGATGGATACTCCATTGAGATCGTCCCATCGGACCTGGTCCTGTAG